One Vicinamibacterales bacterium genomic window, TGATCGCGTTCCTGGCCACCGTGGTGGTCATCCTGCTCGCCAAGCCGGTAAAAGACGGCTTACAGAAGGCCATTGACCGCGCCTTCTACCGCGACCGCTACGACTACCGCCGCGCCCTGGTCAGCTTTGCGCGCGAGTTGAACAGCGACCTCGACCTCAACCGCCTGGCGGACCGCCTGGTCACGCGCGTGAAAGAGACCATCGAGCTGGACCGCATGGCCTTCCTGCTGGCGAACGACGCCGGCGACTTCGAGGTCATTGGCCAGGAAGGCTTCGAGTCGGCCCCGCCGCGCCTGCTGGCGGGGTCTGGCGTCGGCTCGCGCCTTCACGCCGCGCACACCGTCCGGCTCGATGACCCGCTGGCCGCTACGCGCTACACCGCCGAGGAGGTCGAGTTCTGGCGCGACGCCGGGATCTTCTACTTCGTGCCCTGCGTGACCAAGGACTCGGCCATTGCCGTGCTGGCGCTGGGCCGCCGCGCCAGCGGCGAGCCGCTCAGCAGCGAAGATACCGCGCTGGTGACCGCGGTCGCCGCGCAGGCGGCATCCGCGATCGAGAACGGCCGCCTCTATCGCCAGTTGCACCTCAAGGCATCGGAGCTGGACCGGCTCCACGCCTTCAACGAGAACATCCTCGAGTCGCTCGACGATGGCCTGCTGGTGGTGGGACCAGGGGATCACGTCGTGCGCTGGAACGCCGCTCTCGAGCGCCTCTACGGGCCCAAGCGGACCAACGTGCTCGGCCAGCAACTGGATCAGCTCTTCGATTCGCACGTCATCGACATCCTGAACGCGGCCCGCCGCGACTATCCGGGCGGCAACACGATCTTTCGGGTGCCGATGGTGGCCCGCCGCGCCGACGGCGATCAGCGCATGCTGGTCAACATCACCACGGTGCCGCTCCAGACCGTGGCCGGCAGCTCGCAGGCCGGCACCATCGTGATCCTCGAAGACATCACCGAGCGCTCGCAGATGGAAGAACAGCTGCGGATCTCGGAAAAGATGGCGTCGCTCGGCCTGCTGGCGGCGGGCGTGGCGCACGAGGTCAACACGCCACTGACCGGGATTTCGAGCTACACCCAGATGCTGCTCGAGAATGCCGACCCGGCGGATCCGCGCACGCCGGTGCTCGAGAAGATCGAGAAGCAGACCTTCCGCGCCGCCCGCATCGTCAACGGCCTGCTGAACCTGTCGCGGCCGAACGCCGCGGAACAATCCGAGCGCACCGTCGTCGATCTAAACGTGGTTATCAACGACGTGCTGTCGCTGCTCGAGCACCAGTTCGAGAAGGGCAGCATCAAGGTGCGCCGCGAGCTCACGCCCGAGCCGGTCCGCGTGATCGGCTTCGAGTTCAAGCTGCAGCAGGTGTTCCTCAACCTTTTCCTCAACGCCCGCGACGCGATGAGCAGCGGTGGGTGGCTCACCATTTCGACCCGCGCCGATGGCCGGGAAGTGGTGGCCGACGTATCAGACACCGGCAGCGGCATCGCGCCGGAGCACCTGGCCCGCATCTACGACCCCTTCTTCACCACCAAGGCGATTGGCCAGGGCACCGGGCTCGGCCTGTCGATCAGCTACGGCATCGTGCGCGAGCACGAAGCGACCATCCAGTGTGACAGCACGCCGGGCGCCGGCACGCGCTTCGAACTGCGTTTCGCGGCCGCTCCCGACGGCCCCGCCGCCGCGGTGCCCTTGCAGCAGCGAGCAGGACAATAACCATGCGACGTAATGCCTCAGTGCTCGTCATCGACGATGAAGAGGTGATGAGGGACATCCTCGGCACGCTCCTGGAGCGCGAGGGCTACAGCGTGCGCCTGGCATCCGGCGGCCACGAGGGCCTGGAGCTGGCGAAGTCGCTGCCGTTCGACGCCGTGATCGTCGACGTGATGATGCCCGGCATCGACGGCATGCAGGTGCTCGATGAGCTCAAGAAGCACGACGACGAACTGCCCGTGCTGATGGTCACCGCCTACGCCTCGATGGAAAGCGCCATTGCCGCGATGAAGAAGGGCGCGTTCGACTACATCACCAAGCCGTTCAAGAACGATGAAGTGCTGGTGGTGCTGCGCAACGCGGTCGAGCGCCGGCAGCTGGTGGCCGAGAACGTCGCCCTGAAGCAGAACCTGCAGGCGCGCTACCACAAGTTCTCGGGGATCATCGGCAAGAGCAGCCGGATGAAGCAGGTGTTCGACCTGATCATCCAGGCCGCGCCGAGCCGCTCCACCATCCTGATCACCGGCGAGAGCGGCACCGGCAAGGAACTGGTGGCGCGGGCCATTCACCAGAACTCGGCGCGCAGCGATCGCGCGTTCGTGACCGTCAATTCCGGCAACCTGCCGCCGGATCTGCTGGAATCCACCCTGTTCGGGCACGTCAAGGGCGCGTTCACCGGCGCCGTGTATCCGAAGAAAGGCCTGTTCGACCTGGCCGACAAGGGCACCATCTTCTTCGACGAGATCGGCAACATCCCGATCGAGACCCAGGCCAAGCTGCTGCGCGTGATGCAGGAGCGGGAGTTCATGCGCCTGGGCGGCATGGAGACGATCAAGGTTGACGTGCGCATTGTCGCGGCGACCAACGTTGACCTGAAGCACGAAATGGAGGAGGGCCGCTTCCGCGAGGACCTCTACTACCGGCTCCACGTGATCAGCATCCACCTGCCGTCGCTGCGCGAGCGCCGCGACGACATCCCGCTGCTGGTGCAGCATTTCCTCGAGAAGTACGGCGAGGAAAACGGCCGCAAGAACATCGAGGTGGCGCCCGAGGCGCTCGACCTGATGATGGAATACGACTGGCCGGGCAACGTCCGCGAGCTCGAGAACGTGATCGAGCGGGCGGTGGTGCTCGCCACCGGGCAGCGCATCGGCACCGAGCTGATCCCCGACCAGGTGCGCAAGAGCCCGTCGTTCCAGATTCCCCACGTGGTGATGCCGGTCGAAGGCGTCTCGCTGAAGGAAGTGACGGTGGCCTACGAACGCCAGTGGATCGAATCCGCGCTGGAAGCCGCCGGCGGCGTGCAGAAGCGCGCGGCCGAACTGCTGCGCATCAAGCCGACCACCCTCAACGAGATGATCAAGCGCTACGACATCCGCCCGCGGCGGAAGAAGGCGTCGGCCGCTGGGAACGAGCCCGAACCGGGGCCCACCGAGAACGGCGACGAACTCGAGATCGTCGGCGAACCCGAGTAACCGCCGCCGGCGCCCGTCGGATCTGACGGCTACCGCATCCGCGGCAGGCAGGTCTTCATCACCGTCAACAGTGATTCAATCCTGACCTTGAGTAGGGTGATCTTCATGTCTTCGTGGTTGCCGAGCTGGCCCGAAGGAATGCCGGCGTTGCCTGGCGACGTGAGGACGTCACTGCTCGGCAACTCGATGGCCACCCGAAAGCCGCCGTGCCAGCCGCCCGGTTCGCGTTCAACCTCCGACTCTGTCAGATTGGCGATGATGCCTGTTACCTGGATCGTCTCTCCCACGTGATCCGCAAGTCTCGACGCCGCGTTCTCGAGCCAGAAGTGGTAGGGACCGTACCTACCGTTTGGTGAGTCGGCGACCGGCCACACCGTGACGCGGCTGAAGACAAACGTGCCGTCCCGCTCGCCGCGGATCACACAGCCTTGCAGCGTTACGGTGGCGCCGATGTCGAAGTTCTTCTCGTCGTTCACCTCTTGGGCGGCGGTTGACACGACGACGGTCGAGACGACGACGGTCGAGACAATGGCGGCCACGACTGTTCGAACACAACGGATCCCTGTAAGCATCGAGCCTCTGGTGAACGCAGTTCAGAACGAGCGGACGGTGGAGGGTTGGGGGCTTTCGTCCGCGGATTGCCGTAACTCGGAAGCGCAACGCCGGGAATCGGAAGCCGAACCCGGCAGAACCGCTACCGTCGTGGACAATTGCAAGAAGATGGCCATTGCGCCGCAGGTTCTCCGGATCTTCTGATCTCCTGTCACTCACAAAACTGTGGGCGGTGTCCCAGAGTGCGTCACCGGCCGCGATGACGTCAGGTCTCATGCGGGGAGAGTTGTCGGCATTGGACTTGCACCAGCCAAACGCGCGGTTCCATGACGACGATTCTGCGTGCGCTGATTCTGACGGCCTTGTTGCCCGCGACCCCAATCGCGGCCCAGAGTCTGCCCAATGAAATCGTCGGGCAGAAGCTTCCCGTGCCCGGCAACAAGATAGACGGCACGACGGAAAAACTGTCAGAAGTGGAGCGGGAGATCGTCGAGGCGCTGCCGCCACAGCAGCAGGCAGAGCGACTCCTGCAATACGCCATCTCGCATCAGGCGGGCGCGACCGACGAGGTCAGGGCCCGCGTGAAGGGTTGGCGCGGCGTGATCACGACCAGCCCCGCGATGGAGACATTGTTGGACGTCGCCCGCAACGGCGCGGATCTTCGCGTCCGCGCCGCGGCCATCGAGATCGAGCTGGCGGCCATGAACATGGCAAAGACCGCGGCCCAGGTGGACCAGTTGCTCGTGCGCATTGCCGCCGGCCCGAAGGATGCGCGGTCGGAGATCTACACCCTCGGACTGCTGGGGAACCGCGGCGTCGAGACCCATCGCATCCACAACGAGCTCCGCGCGCTCGCGCGTTCCGAGCACGACCTGGTGCGCTACCAGGCCTACGCGGCCATCGCCAATCTCGGGACGGACGACTCGGTGGCCGACCTGGTGGCGGCCTTTCATCACGACCCTTCGTCCACCGTCCAGATTGATGGCGGCGGCTGTGGCGTGGCGCACTGCGGCATGCTGACGCGCGCCCAGCGGATGCTGGCCATTCCGGGACTGCTCGCGATGGTCGATGACCAGTCCCTCCGCGACGGCGTTCGGATGTACGCGTATCGCGCGCTGCGCGAGATCACGGACGAAAGCCTGCCCGACGTTCCGCAACAGTGGCGGGACTGGTACGCGGCCAAGGGCGCTGAGACGCTGGAGAAGTTTCGCGCGGTCAAATCGCCGCCGCGTGATTGAGACCGGCATCAACCGGACTCCGCACCATCGCCAGGCGGCCGAACTGCAACGCCAGGGCGATGGCCAGCACTACGGCGATCACCGGCGCAGCGACCCGATCAGGCGATCGTACTTGGACATGATCACATCCCAGCGATAGTTCCGCTTGATGTACTCCTTGCCGTTGCGGCCCATGCGCTCGCGCATGCGCTCGTCGGCCAGGAGCAGCTTGGTGCACTCCAGGAACTCCTCGCGGTTGGCGTAGAAGAGTCCGGCGTTGCTGTTCACGCAGTGCTCCACCAGCACTTCCGACCGGGCGTTGCACAGGATCGGCGTGCCCACCGCCATGGCTTCGAGCGCCAGCAGCGACAGGCTCTCGAACGGCGACGGCACCACGACGATGGTGGCGGCTTCGAGGGCCTGGAGGCGCTCGCGTTCCGAGAGCAGCCCGGCGAAGCGGACCCACGGCACTTCGGGCAGCTGCATCAGCTTGACGCCCATCAGCGTCAGCGCGGCCTCGCCGCCCTGCTCCTTGTAGCTGGTGAAGTACTCGATCAGCTCCTCGCAGCCCTTGCCGGCGTCGATGCGGCCGCCGTAGAGCAGGAACTGGCCCTGCAGGCGATGGCGCCGGCGGAACTGCGCGCCGCGCGCCCGCAGGTGCTGCGGCAGCCGCTTGTGGATCTCGTCGTCGTCTTCCGGCTCGGGTTCGTCCGCTTGGGCCGCGTCCTGCAGCAGGTCGACGCCGCAGCCCACGGTCTCTTCGGCCGCCGAGCGGAACTCGAAGGTGGTCTTCAGGAAATTCTTCTCGACCTCGGTGTTGAAGGCCACCGCCGAGGGCTTGGCGAACATCTCGCGATAGATGCCGAGGTGAATCGCCGGCTCGTCGTGCGCGGTCGGCACCAGGATGCTGCGCGCCGGGTCGATCTCGAGGCCCAGCACGGTCGGCGCGTACAGGTAGGTGAAGAAGATCAGCGCGTCGTAGTGCCGGTGGTGCTTGTTGAGGTACTCGATCAGCGCCGGGCACCACGGCCCCTGCTGCTCGAGCCACGACATCTCGTCGTCTCGCGTGTGCGGGTGGTGGAAAATCCAGTCCGAGTACTGGTTGAAGGCGTTGATGTCGCGGGTGTGGGCGTTCTTGAACCGCCGCACCGTGACGCCGCGGATGCGGTCGTTGCCCTCGGGATACTCGTTCTCCCAGGTGATGTAGTCGCGCGCGCAGGTGGTCAGGACCTCCACCTCGTGCTTGGCCGCGAGCCGCTCGGCAATCAGCCGGCAGTGATACTCGGAGCCACCAAGAATCTCGGCGCCGTAGCGCTGGACGATGAATGCAATCTTCACGATGTCAGCCTTTCGAGCTCGCGGCGGATCCGGGCGTCGCCAAAATCGTTCAGGCGGGCGCGCTGTCCGGCAATCACTTGAGCCCTGAGCGTGTCGTTGTAGGCGAGCTCCCCGAGGAGCTCGGCGGCGTATTCGAGGTCTTTCGGCGCAAACTGCACACCGGCCCCGCCCAGCGTGTCGGGCACGGCGGTGGAGGCATAGGCGAGCACCGGCACGTCCGCCGACATCGCCTCGAGCAGGGGCACGCAGAACCCCTCGTGCTCCGAAAGCGAGATGTAGACGTGCGCCGTGCGGTAGTAGGTGGCCAGGTCGTCTTCCGTTACCGGCCCGGTGAAGATGAAGCGGTCTTTCGGCATCTCGTACTCGTGCACCAGCTGCCGGATCATGTTGTAGTAGCGCGGAATGCCGTCGGTCCTGCCGACGAAGATGAAGCGGTAGGCGGTGTCGACGTAGCGCTTGTAGTGCTCCGCCATGCGGATGTGGTCCTCAATCTTCTTGTTGGGCGCGATGCGGCCCACGAACAGGAAGTTGAGCAGGGGGCCGTCGGTGAGCATGTGCTCGAGGGTCGGCACCCTGGGGGCGTTGGCGATCTTCTGCGTGTCGATGGCGATGGGGAACACGCCCGTGTTGGTGAACCCCATGTCTTCCAGTTCCTGGCGGTTGTATTCCGAATCGCCCAGCGCCACGTCAGTGTGCCCGGCCAGCGTCCGCAGGTCTTCGCGGCTGAGCGCGCACAACCGGAAGACGTTCGGATCGTAGGGCGCAAAGAAGTGCGCCGGTGTCACGTTGTGGTACTGAAGCACGCGCCCGCGCGGCAACCGCGCGAACTCTGCCGTCATCGGCGAGACCAGGGCGAAGTGAAAGATGGTGAGATCGCCACGCTTCGCCGCCGGATCCGTCCATTCGCGCACGTCGCCGCGCAGGTCGTCGTCCATGGTCATGGCGTAGATCTCAGACTCGTGCCCCAGCCCGCGCAGCAGTCCCCGCACCCGGCGAGCCGAGTCGCCGATGGCGTCGCCCTTATGGGCAGCCGGGACCCACTGATTCACAATCACCACATCACCAAGTCACGAAATCGCCAAGTCCCGCATCGCCCCGTCATTCCTCAGGCAGTGCCTTGAACGCAGACGGTCGATACAGCCAAATCTCTTCCAGCTCTTCCTGGAGCCTGACGTGGTCCCAGAAGTCGAACGCCACCGGCGGATGCGGCCGGCGGGGCGTGGCGAGCAGCTGATCAACGAACTTGAGCAGCGTGCCGCCGAAGTCCTTGGCCTCCAGGCGTTCGAGCGCGGCGAACTGGCCGTCGATGATCCGATCCTGCAGGTCGCGGTCGCTGGTGATGGCGTCGATCAGCGCGGCGACGTGCAGCGGATTCTTGTCGGTGTAGAGCACGCCGGCGCCGTCCATGGTCGCCGGCACCGCGGTCGCCGCGTAGGCCAGCACCGGCACGCCCATGTGGAACGACTCGACCAGCGGCACGCAGAAGCCCTCGTGCTCGCTCGCGCACAGGAACACGTCGGCGAGTTCGTAATACGCGGTCAGCTCCTCGTTGGCGACGTGGCCGAGGAAGTGCACGTCCTCGGCGCCGATGTCGACAATGAACTGCTGCACCATCGCCAGGTACTTCTCGAAGCCGCCGTACGAGCCCACCAGCAGCAGCCGTGAGCGCGGGTTGAACCACTGCTTGTAGGCATGGAAGCAGCGGATCACGTCTTCGATGCGCTTGTTCGGGATCACGCGGCCCACGAACAACACGTTGACCCAGCCATCGTCGTACTGCTTCGCCTGCATGTAATTGGCGGGGCCGGCGAGGTGGGAGAAGTCGGGCACCACCGGCAGCACGCCGGTCACCGGGAAGCCGATCGCCTCGAGCTCCTGGCGGTTGTATTCGGAATCGCCCAGCGCGAGGTCGCAGCGGTCCTTGTAGAAGCCGAGCTCGCGGCGCCCGAGGTAGCACAACTTGACGAGCATCTTGTGCACGTCCACGAAGTACTCCGGCGGCGTGATGTTGTGGTACACCAGCGCCATGCGGTCCGGCAGCGCGTAGGCGACGCGCGAGGCCCGCGATCCGATCGAGAAGTGGTGGATCAGGATGTTGTCGGGATGGCTCGCGGCGGGCAGGTCGCGGTAGTCGAGCGTCAGGTCCTCGAGCCGGTGATCGGCAGTCTGGACGAAGATCTCCGACTCGTAGCCGGCCGCGCGCAGCACGCGCTGGATACCCAGCACCTCGTGGCCGATGGCATCGCCGTAGCCCAGCGTGGCGAGTACCTGGTGGATGGCGATGGCCATCTACCTCGCCGCGCCTCCGCCGCCGGTGCCGCTGCTGTTCCCGCCATTGCCACCATTGCCGCCGCCGGGCCGCCGGCGCCGCTGCGGACGCCCGCCGCGCCGGTTATCACGGCCGCGGTTGCCGTTGGGCTTGCCCTGGGCAGAATCGTTCGGTTTGCCTTGGGCAGCGTCGTTAGGCTTGCCGCCCTCGGGCCGTGATTGATTGCCGCCCTGGGGCCGGCCGCCCTCGGGCCGTGGCGCCTTGCCCTGAGCCGAGCCGGTAGGTTGGGCCTGCGGCGCACCGGTCCTGGGCCTGCCTGGCGCGCCATCCCGGCGCTGATCCGTCCGGCGCCCCTCGGGCCGCGGGCCTCGCTGATCGCGGCGCTGATCGCGGCGGTCGCCGCGCGGCTGGAACCGGGGCTCCTGCGCAACGGGCGGGCGTTCGATCGCCGGCTGCTGCCGGACCACCGGTGACGGCCGTGCGGCTTCGGCCTTGGGTTCCCGATACGGTCCCGCGGGCAGTTGTTGGACCACGCCGTCTGCCGGAGGGAGCGAGCGCCGGCGGCGCGCAAACCACCCGGCCATCGGCTCCATCGTCCGCGACGGTGTCTCCTTGGACAGCTGCTGCAGCATGTCCACGTACTTCTTTTCGATCACCGGCCAGGCGTAATGGCGCTCGAAGAACGCGCGGCCGTTGCGGCCGAGGGCGGCCTGCAGGCTCGGGCCCGCGTCAATGGCGCGCAGCGTTTCCGCGAACTCCTGGAAGTTCTCGTAGAAGAGCCCCGCGTTGCTGCGCAGGCACTGGCCCTGCAGCACGTCGCACTTGGCGTTGGCGAGCACCGGCTTGCCCATGGCCCACGCCTCGAGCGCGACCATCGACAGGCTCTCCAGGTACGACGGCATGATCAGCAGCTCGGCGGCGGCCATCGCATCGTACTTGTCCTGATCCTCGAGGAAGCCGAGGTGGTGAATGCGCGGGTGCTTGGGAATCGGCACGTGCGGCGTGCCGACCAGCACGAGGTGCATGCCATCGACCAGGGCGGCGCTGTAATGCTCGAAGAACTCGAACAGCTCGACGCAGCCCTTGTTCTCGTCGATGCGGCCGACGTAGATCGCGAAGCGATCGCGCATGTCGAACTTCTGCCGAAACCGCCCGGCGTTCGACCGCTCGGGGATTTCCGAGCCGATGCCGACCACCACGCCCGGCACCGACTGGTTGCCCGATACGCCCTGGATCAGCGCGCGCTCCTCGAACGAGTTGTACATGAACGCGCGAACGCCGCGGAACACCGGCGGGAACAGACCGAGGCCGAGGGCGCCGTCGCGCTCCGCGGTCGGCACCAGGATTGCCTTCGACGCCACGGCGCGGGCGCCATGGAACGAGTGGTGATAGCGGAAGCTGAAAAAGATGAAGAAGTCGTAGTCCGCTTCGTGGGCCTTGATGTGGTTGATCAGCGCCGGGCTGGTCGGGCCCTCGGCGTCGAGCCACGCCAGTTCGTCACGGAGTGAGTGGGCCTGCGTGAAGACCTTGTTGGACCACTTCGCGAAGTCAACGGGGTCGCGTTCGACCGCCACCGGGAAGCGGTGCACGGGAATCCCGTTCACCATCTCCTTGCCTGCCGGCAGCTCGTTCTTCCACGAGATGTAATCGCGATGCGCGCACGTGGTCAACACCTCGACCTGGACGTGTTTCGCCAGGTGCTCCGCCACGTAGCGTGCATGCTGCTCGGCGCCGCCGTTGATATCGGCGCCGTACCGCTGGACGACGACCGCGACCTTCACTGCTTGCCGTTGTCGTCGGAGGAAGCGGGGGCATCGGGCCCGACTTCACGGCCGGAGGCCGCTTCCGCCTTCGCTGAAGCTTCGGCGGACAGGTCGTCGAGGTCTCGCCGTAGCTCGCCAGAGTTTTCGCGAGCGGAGGCGGACGCATCAGGTGCTGCCTCCACCGTTTCTTGAGTATCTTGCGCGTCGAAGTCTTCC contains:
- a CDS encoding ATP-binding protein, producing the protein MSVSDRDSWWREWRQTALPVAVTLGLLALGLTNVIFRATSNEVEDGVLWVERAVGVVAAEVASPSAASRAGVRPGDVLLAIDNRPVDGRQDVLDLQHQSNAGALHSYTLLRLGSRQVATVSLAPMPAGTGLFYYVLAAVGIFTLLVGAAVRARRPTDQATLHFFWLSVAFFGVFTFSFSGRLDRVDWVFYWGDAIAVLVLPPLFLHFALVFPERPHIPGYSALLARWLPAIYLPGAVLGSTRALAVLRSGVDPEYFVRVISLLDRLEYFYLVGFGAAGLAVLLRALSRARSVTVKRQLRWIVWGTALGAVPFALGYAIPFALGVDPSIPMDLSAIPLGFVPLAFASAIIRYRLMDVEIILKRLLIYTSAVAAIVAIYVTILRASGGDLLSGGEVEHRWVIAFLATVVVILLAKPVKDGLQKAIDRAFYRDRYDYRRALVSFARELNSDLDLNRLADRLVTRVKETIELDRMAFLLANDAGDFEVIGQEGFESAPPRLLAGSGVGSRLHAAHTVRLDDPLAATRYTAEEVEFWRDAGIFYFVPCVTKDSAIAVLALGRRASGEPLSSEDTALVTAVAAQAASAIENGRLYRQLHLKASELDRLHAFNENILESLDDGLLVVGPGDHVVRWNAALERLYGPKRTNVLGQQLDQLFDSHVIDILNAARRDYPGGNTIFRVPMVARRADGDQRMLVNITTVPLQTVAGSSQAGTIVILEDITERSQMEEQLRISEKMASLGLLAAGVAHEVNTPLTGISSYTQMLLENADPADPRTPVLEKIEKQTFRAARIVNGLLNLSRPNAAEQSERTVVDLNVVINDVLSLLEHQFEKGSIKVRRELTPEPVRVIGFEFKLQQVFLNLFLNARDAMSSGGWLTISTRADGREVVADVSDTGSGIAPEHLARIYDPFFTTKAIGQGTGLGLSISYGIVREHEATIQCDSTPGAGTRFELRFAAAPDGPAAAVPLQQRAGQ
- a CDS encoding sigma-54 dependent transcriptional regulator; the protein is MRRNASVLVIDDEEVMRDILGTLLEREGYSVRLASGGHEGLELAKSLPFDAVIVDVMMPGIDGMQVLDELKKHDDELPVLMVTAYASMESAIAAMKKGAFDYITKPFKNDEVLVVLRNAVERRQLVAENVALKQNLQARYHKFSGIIGKSSRMKQVFDLIIQAAPSRSTILITGESGTGKELVARAIHQNSARSDRAFVTVNSGNLPPDLLESTLFGHVKGAFTGAVYPKKGLFDLADKGTIFFDEIGNIPIETQAKLLRVMQEREFMRLGGMETIKVDVRIVAATNVDLKHEMEEGRFREDLYYRLHVISIHLPSLRERRDDIPLLVQHFLEKYGEENGRKNIEVAPEALDLMMEYDWPGNVRELENVIERAVVLATGQRIGTELIPDQVRKSPSFQIPHVVMPVEGVSLKEVTVAYERQWIESALEAAGGVQKRAAELLRIKPTTLNEMIKRYDIRPRRKKASAAGNEPEPGPTENGDELEIVGEPE
- a CDS encoding HEAT repeat domain-containing protein, which codes for MTTILRALILTALLPATPIAAQSLPNEIVGQKLPVPGNKIDGTTEKLSEVEREIVEALPPQQQAERLLQYAISHQAGATDEVRARVKGWRGVITTSPAMETLLDVARNGADLRVRAAAIEIELAAMNMAKTAAQVDQLLVRIAAGPKDARSEIYTLGLLGNRGVETHRIHNELRALARSEHDLVRYQAYAAIANLGTDDSVADLVAAFHHDPSSTVQIDGGGCGVAHCGMLTRAQRMLAIPGLLAMVDDQSLRDGVRMYAYRALREITDESLPDVPQQWRDWYAAKGAETLEKFRAVKSPPRD
- a CDS encoding glycosyltransferase family 4 protein, with the translated sequence MKIAFIVQRYGAEILGGSEYHCRLIAERLAAKHEVEVLTTCARDYITWENEYPEGNDRIRGVTVRRFKNAHTRDINAFNQYSDWIFHHPHTRDDEMSWLEQQGPWCPALIEYLNKHHRHYDALIFFTYLYAPTVLGLEIDPARSILVPTAHDEPAIHLGIYREMFAKPSAVAFNTEVEKNFLKTTFEFRSAAEETVGCGVDLLQDAAQADEPEPEDDDEIHKRLPQHLRARGAQFRRRHRLQGQFLLYGGRIDAGKGCEELIEYFTSYKEQGGEAALTLMGVKLMQLPEVPWVRFAGLLSERERLQALEAATIVVVPSPFESLSLLALEAMAVGTPILCNARSEVLVEHCVNSNAGLFYANREEFLECTKLLLADERMRERMGRNGKEYIKRNYRWDVIMSKYDRLIGSLRR
- a CDS encoding glycosyltransferase produces the protein MNQWVPAAHKGDAIGDSARRVRGLLRGLGHESEIYAMTMDDDLRGDVREWTDPAAKRGDLTIFHFALVSPMTAEFARLPRGRVLQYHNVTPAHFFAPYDPNVFRLCALSREDLRTLAGHTDVALGDSEYNRQELEDMGFTNTGVFPIAIDTQKIANAPRVPTLEHMLTDGPLLNFLFVGRIAPNKKIEDHIRMAEHYKRYVDTAYRFIFVGRTDGIPRYYNMIRQLVHEYEMPKDRFIFTGPVTEDDLATYYRTAHVYISLSEHEGFCVPLLEAMSADVPVLAYASTAVPDTLGGAGVQFAPKDLEYAAELLGELAYNDTLRAQVIAGQRARLNDFGDARIRRELERLTS
- a CDS encoding glycosyltransferase, with the protein product MAIAIHQVLATLGYGDAIGHEVLGIQRVLRAAGYESEIFVQTADHRLEDLTLDYRDLPAASHPDNILIHHFSIGSRASRVAYALPDRMALVYHNITPPEYFVDVHKMLVKLCYLGRRELGFYKDRCDLALGDSEYNRQELEAIGFPVTGVLPVVPDFSHLAGPANYMQAKQYDDGWVNVLFVGRVIPNKRIEDVIRCFHAYKQWFNPRSRLLLVGSYGGFEKYLAMVQQFIVDIGAEDVHFLGHVANEELTAYYELADVFLCASEHEGFCVPLVESFHMGVPVLAYAATAVPATMDGAGVLYTDKNPLHVAALIDAITSDRDLQDRIIDGQFAALERLEAKDFGGTLLKFVDQLLATPRRPHPPVAFDFWDHVRLQEELEEIWLYRPSAFKALPEE
- a CDS encoding glycosyltransferase, which produces MKVAVVVQRYGADINGGAEQHARYVAEHLAKHVQVEVLTTCAHRDYISWKNELPAGKEMVNGIPVHRFPVAVERDPVDFAKWSNKVFTQAHSLRDELAWLDAEGPTSPALINHIKAHEADYDFFIFFSFRYHHSFHGARAVASKAILVPTAERDGALGLGLFPPVFRGVRAFMYNSFEERALIQGVSGNQSVPGVVVGIGSEIPERSNAGRFRQKFDMRDRFAIYVGRIDENKGCVELFEFFEHYSAALVDGMHLVLVGTPHVPIPKHPRIHHLGFLEDQDKYDAMAAAELLIMPSYLESLSMVALEAWAMGKPVLANAKCDVLQGQCLRSNAGLFYENFQEFAETLRAIDAGPSLQAALGRNGRAFFERHYAWPVIEKKYVDMLQQLSKETPSRTMEPMAGWFARRRRSLPPADGVVQQLPAGPYREPKAEAARPSPVVRQQPAIERPPVAQEPRFQPRGDRRDQRRDQRGPRPEGRRTDQRRDGAPGRPRTGAPQAQPTGSAQGKAPRPEGGRPQGGNQSRPEGGKPNDAAQGKPNDSAQGKPNGNRGRDNRRGGRPQRRRRPGGGNGGNGGNSSGTGGGGAAR